In the genome of Arachis stenosperma cultivar V10309 chromosome 6, arast.V10309.gnm1.PFL2, whole genome shotgun sequence, the window GCACAAAAATCTCAAAGCTATTAATTCCATTTTTtggtatttaattttttaattattaacataAATTCTTCAACACATATATGCTTAATCGGTATGAGTGCATGGCAAAGAATATATAGTTACATTCACCAATTTAGTATGTTTATATATAATACTTAATTGAATTACCAATTATTAgacaaattatattaataatatgaAGCATTTGCATAGGTTGAGAGAGGCACTAGCCACACTGAAGGCACTGTATGAAACTGAGGTGGATGAGATGAGATTTGAAGGGTTACTAGACCAAGCTTTGCTTCATATGCAAGATGAATTTGAGGCAATATTATTGAGCATAAAGCATAAGAACCTAGGAGATATGTCACAACTAcaatatgatgatgatgaaaataataatgatactAACAATGAACTTGTCAATAACAACTTTGCTGCTTGTGAATTGGGGTCAGAGCTTGAAGTTGAAGTCCTCAGAAGAATTTCATTCACTCTTGCTGCTAATGATTGCTTGGATATTTGCATTGATATCTACGTCAAGGTGATGACTCATCtgtttaactatttttaatttaattacttcaTATATTGAGTTTGAGTTTTAGTTTTAATAGTAGATATTCTctatagaaaaaatatatgagatcaaatattttatttgaccTACTCTTATTAGTTAGTTTAACTATAATAGATGTACACTGCTTTAACCTCACATGTATAgaaattaattctaatattattttttataaaaaaaaagatatttgaaGTTTTGCAGATAAGTTTTCATCACACTATCTATAGACCATTTCATTGCTTTGCTTGAAACAAAAAAAGCGAAAATTACGTAATATTGACCGCATGAATGGTCATCCAGAAAAACGAATATGCTTGCACGACTGTGTGAAACGTTTAACATTATcaatgcatcaaaattaaactcataaaaAAATACGAAGAAATTATGTTATGAAACAATCAATTTACCTATTATATAGTCACAATGACTAAAGTTCTAATCACAGATTTGTGTTGATACATGAATTAACAGGTGAGGTATAGAAGGGCTGCAAAAGCATTAATGAAGCTAAACCCAGATTACTTAAAAACATACACACCAGAAGGAATTGATGAAATGGAATGGGAAACCTTAGAATCAGCCATAACCCTTTGGACCCAACACTTCCAAGTTGCTGTTAGAAAAGTTCTCAAGTCAGAGAAATCACTCTGCCAAAGAGTCCTAGGCACAATCATGGATGGCCTAGTTTGGCCAGAATGCTTTGTTAAAATCTCAGACAAGATCATGGCCGTGTTCTTTCGATTCGGCGAAGGAGTTGCGAGGAGCAGCAAGGAGCCGCAGAAGTTGTTCAAGCTTTTGGACATGTTTGAATCATTGGAGAGGCTAAAAGAACATGTGTTGGAAACTTTTGAAGGTGAATCTGGTGTGGATATTTGTACTAGGTTTAGGGAACTTGAGAAGCTTATTATTGATGCATCAAGCAAAGTTTTTTGGGAATTTGGATTGCAAATTGAAGGCAATGCTGATGGACTTCCTCCATCACAAGATGGTTCTGTTCCAAAACTTGTTAGGTATGCCTCACTAATCACTATGATGCAACATCTTATTCTTATTTCCATCATTTTTTTAATGTCCTGTGAAActttattctgctaaaaatttagTAACATATCTATACTATATTTATAGTGAAAATTCGCATGTAATTTTgttttcatgtgaagttgatagctgAGAACTGTTAGATGATAATTTAATCAAACTGTGCAATACAGGTACGCAATTAACTACCTAAAGTACCTTGCCTCGGAGAATTACAGAACATCCATGGCTAAGGTTCTAAGAACAGAGCAAATATGGAAAAATGGGATACTGTCGAAACAAGAAACAGATGAGAGTCTATTGAAGAATGCAATTTCCAATGTCATGGAAGCACTTGAAAGAAACATTGAATCAAAACGTTCAAGATGTAGGGACAAGATCTTAGTGCAAGTTTTCTTGATGAACACGTATTGGTACATATACATGAGGACCAAGAACACAGAACTTGGTGAGCTATTGGGAGATCAATACATGAAGATTGGGTACAAAACAGTGGCCGAAGAATCAGCTTACTTGTACCAGAAGCAATCGTGGGGTGTTCTGGTGGCGATTTTGGATGGCGGCGATGTCCAAGAACATGGGAAGGATAGCATAGGAAGGTTGGTGAATGAGAAGATGGAGAGTTTCTTCAAGTGTTTGAATGAGGTTTGTGAGAGGCACATAAGAGGTGGTTATAGCATTCCGGATTTAGATTTGAGAGAACAAATGAGAGAATCCACTATGAAGCTTGTTGTTCCGGCTTATGTTGAGTTCTTGGAGTCTTACTCTGGATTCTTGcagaggaaaatgtatcccagCCCCGATAAGTTGCGAGGGATGGTGAGGAAGGCTTTTGACGGCGGCGAGGGGAGGCCGAGGAGGCGCGGTTCGACTTCTAATGATCGGAATGCCGGAGGGAACTCTGCTTCTCTAGAGGGTGATATAAGAGATTTGAGACCATCAAGATCAAACAGTCAAGATGTGTGAGGGATATGTGTTATGTTTTCGTGTTATGTTAAacaatttagttaaatatatgTGACATTTGAGGTGTCagatatatttaattttatgtaaagTTGATAGATGAGAACCGTTAAATGATTATCATTTAACGGATCTCTTCTATCAACTTTACAAGAAATTAACTACACCTGAATTTCTACTTAAATTTGAATAGTCATTTATTGTATTTATGTAACAATATTTATTTGCATATCATGTAAAATTGTTTATACACTGTAACAatgtataaaaattaaactttattttGTAGTAAAGAGGAAAATAAATTCTTTGTTATTGTTTTTGCTTATATGTAATAGAAATGAAATACACGGTTTTctacttataaaaattaaaaaaaatatccgctcactaaaataataatatcactAAACATTTATTAaagcaataaaaaaattacacagaaaatcagaaaataaaaattaaattctttttaatatgagaaataaaaattacttacaaaaattaaagaaataattttactataaataaaataggGTATAAAAGAGTTACAAATTAAAAACTGATAAACCCAAGCATtaaaatttacaaataaaataccaaaaaagaaaaattgttaTTGTGTCATCTATAATTCCAACCACAAATTTCGtcttaaaaattcaaacaatcAAAGTAAATAATTAGTTGTCCTACAGGTGGCCAATTTACAATGATAATTTTGTATACgtgtgaaaatattttttttcatttttcttctctcAAGTAATTACTGATTCTATTTATgagactttttttatttaactctAGATTTTGGTAATATAGTAGTATTAGTTATTATTTACTGCACTCTCAAAATAAGTAATTATAAACTTGGATAATCTGGACCTTTTTAGCAAGTAAAAAAGTCACAATCTCAACAAAATGATACTTTGAGTCTAAGTCATAGTGCTTTGTAACACATGATTTAGTCAAATATGTTAAAATGAATTGAAAATTAGTTCAGATTGTTCAGACCTTGATTTGAGGCAAGAAAAGTGAAACACCAACATGCAACCAATTAGTCTAAGGCATGAATTGTTTCTTTGATTCAGATGTATGACCTTGGAAAGCCATGTATACAATAGCAAATTGCTGTGTACAACTAACAATTTCAtcagaaaatgaaaacaattaAACAGTGAATAAGTTATTGCAGCATAAGATTTTCATAAagggaaagtatgaggagccaatgaaatatttatacaatgtgtacaatggaggtttatggagtattagagatataattattagtgttactTTTTCCATCAGCtgaagcttttgggatgagtggtatcatgacatggtattaaagcgctagatccgaaaggtcaagagttcgatccttggtgaacccaaaaattaaactaatttttcgagaagatgtttattatcccttgtactcggatggttattctaaatAGTATAGGAGATGTTCATTTCATAACTCAATAGcttacacattgtacaaatagtccATTGTCTCCCTAGCGGGATCCTTTCATAAATCCTTACACTTGACGAACTAGGGAACAGTTATATGGGAACTCCTTGTAATATTCATATTTACAATAGGCTCAATcattaaacttaaaatatactaaaatcatgtgtaacatgaacacATTAATGATCAAGTACGTTGACCCTATTAATCATTACAATTTTATAATTGACACTTTTAGCAGctactttttttaatttctttcactccattttcttctaaactaattgaataaaaaatgcCTTGCCAGGACAAGAAGCTACATGAATCCAGGTGTTGAAATTTGAAAACCAAACCTTGAAGAATTGACAAAGTAAAATACTTTTCTAAAATATTCACGCTAACACATTATTCTGTAGTATATTCAATTTTTGTATTCAACAACCAAATTGAAAATCATCAGTTAAAAGGACTAATACGTCATTCTAACTAATTATGTGTCGGTACCAACTACCAAagtaacaaaaatatatattttatgtaaaTTTATTGTCAATTATAATATTTCTTCtcataaaaaattagtataaaaatattttagattttattaaaaatataaaaacattaaATTAACGAATTTATAATTAGATACCTCCATTGGGCCGTGACCATTATGATAACCAGTATCCGCTACCTTCACTCAAAGTCTCCAACCCAATTACGACCCAAAAACAGCATGTCGTTTCGAATATCATGGGTCGTTTATGAAAATACGAAACGCAAGCGTGTCTGAATATACGTGACGTTAGTCGTTGCCGTTTAACTGATGAGCACGAACCCGACCCAGTAACGCAGAAACAACCATAGACCAAAGAAAGAATGATTCCATAGAGTTGAAAAGAATCTACCATTTTTCTCtccctttttaattttctgcaacCCAACACTTCGCATCACTTGAAACTTCAAAGTTCAAACcacacaaaaaagaaaagaaaagaaacgcCCAAAACGACAACAACAATGGCTTCGTCTCTGTCGTTTTCAGATTTCCCCGAAGACGTTCAGCTCTGCATACTGTCGTTTCTCTCTCCGACCGAAATCGCGACGTTCTCCTGCACATCAAAACGCTTCGTTTCGCTCTGCACCAGCGATTCGCGCCTCTGGTTCACGATGTGCGAGAGAAGGTGGGGTTCCAAGACACAGATCAATAAATGGGTGAAGGGTGCAGTCACGTACAGGCACCTCTATAGAACTCTAAGCGAGTGGGAGAATCTCATTGGCATCTGGCGCCGGAGCGGCCCAGGGAGCGCTTCAATTTCTTCGCCTTCGTTGCTCTTCTTTGAGTGGTGGGATACTTGCATTTCGGGATTTAGGGTTTCGCCGTCGACCAATGGGTCATATGGCGTTGTTAAAGCTCCGTTTCTTTGGATGGGTCTTTCGGATGATGGCCAGATCGTTAATTTGTTGGATCCTGATGGCCGCAGTGAGGTTTCCGCGCCGGAGTTCGCGGCGGTGCCGGCGAATGGGGAGGTTGTTTCATAAGCTCATTACTTAAGAGCATGTTTGTTGGTAACAGAttatttttgagattttttttgacaatttatttatttatttattaaatgagCTAATACAAATGCACAATTCAGCTATTTTGGACGGAaagattctttttttttaatgtagaGATGTATTCTCCTTGGCTTCTTAGTCACGagctgaaaaaaaaatacaataccTTTTTTTAGCTTTTAAATTGGAATGGGAAACTTTTGTGTAATGCTTTTTTAatgtgaaaaatgaaaaatcacCTTTTGTgataattagaaaaaaaaagcaaaaataaaaactgACAAAAACACACTGTTTTTCTGATGCAGGATAGTTAGTCAATTATATTGATTTGATTGGATTAGTATAATGCTTCAAGTGGAATGATTGATAATTGAATTATTCATTTTGTTCAGTCTCTGATGTAACAGGTTGGATTAACTGAGAATGAGTTGATTCCAGTGAATTTGAGTTTCATGGGGAGGACGCATTTTGTTGTGGAGGAAAATCAGAGCTTTGCTGCTGCAAATTCTTCGAGTTGCAGTTCTGATCAGAAGAGAAATGGGTTTAGTAGGAGTATGAGCCCTGGGAACCTAAGCGGCGATGAATACGGTAGTGTCGGAGAGGATGTCAGTGGATCGCCAGGAAGCTTGCCAGACCGGTTGATGTCTGAGATTTATCAGCATTTGGCAAATAGGACTAGCCCTGGAAGTGATAAGTCGAGGAAGCAGAGGAGAAGGGAGAAGGAGAGGCTGGCTAAGAGGAAATGGGAGCCTGAGCATTTTGTGAAGATCGAGAATTGCTCACCAACACCATCGCGGCCTTTACAAGGCCTTTGGAAGGTGTTTCTATGTCGTTCCCTCTTGTTATGCTCGATTATGTGCATAAGTTGCCTTCTTTGATATCTTTCATTTTATAATGATATCATAGAGTAGTTGAACTATACTATACTTGGTTGTTTGGgtcaaaataatcaaattgcaAAATGTTAAGAGAAGTGATTGGGAATTGGGAATTCAATAGCTGGTAAGAATGCTGAGAAGTTCTGATGTTTATGATCTTGTGGAGATGCAGACATTATATTGAAATCATGTTGGTAGCACTATGTGTTCCAAATGAAACATGGTGTAGTGCACTAGTGCTCAATATTTTCCCTTTTCTATTATGATTATGAAGATGGATGATAGT includes:
- the LOC130933183 gene encoding F-box protein At3g12350 — its product is MASSLSFSDFPEDVQLCILSFLSPTEIATFSCTSKRFVSLCTSDSRLWFTMCERRWGSKTQINKWVKGAVTYRHLYRTLSEWENLIGIWRRSGPGSASISSPSLLFFEWWDTCISGFRVSPSTNGSYGVVKAPFLWMGLSDDGQIVNLLDPDGRSEVSAPEFAAVPANGEVGLTENELIPVNLSFMGRTHFVVEENQSFAAANSSSCSSDQKRNGFSRSMSPGNLSGDEYGSVGEDVSGSPGSLPDRLMSEIYQHLANRTSPGSDKSRKQRRREKERLAKRKWEPEHFVKIENCSPTPSRPLQGLWKGICDDMNLAFYLVVYDDIGGIACRRVGDPPERFSNYAPVFWTSKTTFLETPFSLEEETLYDSRLHIRPHQTSFEIQEQFHLSDVEVVNPFQQLHLSGNEVVKRILHISSSYDLVIPDAAGMINPRSGEGRIWQYHNDTFGFGFLCDNFVIDMKHIFRNGCIVDIVNP
- the LOC130936127 gene encoding exocyst complex component EXO70I-like, giving the protein MAPLTPKSNDNEDPEENQALNKLEAACSDLESFLRATEIMEHNLVTMETRFDLLQGSLSNASRRITPLQSLAMSRKALETRINRAVSPALELIETFKVAESLQHRILDLSAKLLAERTQQKRLQKLLEYADCVDRLNEAINSICQVGEGVILKLQEVVEFISRTKAADQYRTQRLREALATLKALYETEVDEMRFEGLLDQALLHMQDEFEAILLSIKHKNLGDMSQLQYDDDENNNDTNNELVNNNFAACELGSELEVEVLRRISFTLAANDCLDICIDIYVKVRYRRAAKALMKLNPDYLKTYTPEGIDEMEWETLESAITLWTQHFQVAVRKVLKSEKSLCQRVLGTIMDGLVWPECFVKISDKIMAVFFRFGEGVARSSKEPQKLFKLLDMFESLERLKEHVLETFEGESGVDICTRFRELEKLIIDASSKVFWEFGLQIEGNADGLPPSQDGSVPKLVRYAINYLKYLASENYRTSMAKVLRTEQIWKNGILSKQETDESLLKNAISNVMEALERNIESKRSRCRDKILVQVFLMNTYWYIYMRTKNTELGELLGDQYMKIGYKTVAEESAYLYQKQSWGVLVAILDGGDVQEHGKDSIGRLVNEKMESFFKCLNEVCERHIRGGYSIPDLDLREQMRESTMKLVVPAYVEFLESYSGFLQRKMYPSPDKLRGMVRKAFDGGEGRPRRRGSTSNDRNAGGNSASLEGDIRDLRPSRSNSQDV